A window of Leptospira fainei serovar Hurstbridge str. BUT 6 contains these coding sequences:
- a CDS encoding MFS transporter translates to MRKQSFILVLTVFIDMMGFSLIFPIFPETLNHFLAQAGDPVLDLLAGWTSRLLVNSGGDWKLFVALFGGIVASLYSVLQFLFSPIWGKLSDRTGRRPVLVFTCTGSFLGYLVWLASGSFSLFVLSRILTGLMGGNISVATAAMADSTEEKDRAKGMGMIGAGIGLGFIAGPSIGGILAHTDPSNLLPFLPWSKMTVFPSVALAASAAALVNLLFVLFRFRETLPISLRRKPEGRLHPILGVLDIGSREVLFLSLMNFLFLFFFSGFEFSLNFYLDQFLNFKPIQIGYTFVYIGLIIVVVQGGIIRRISGKIPEKQIGLFAGILLTFGFLLLSFTNSNIQLFLALTFLAMGSAFLNPSISAMVSLFSPPQDQGKNIGLLRSLGSLGRGISPIAFSLVYSQRGPQISFLVSAVLSAVFLILFWFLRQPRKHQA, encoded by the coding sequence ATGAGGAAGCAATCTTTCATTTTAGTTCTTACAGTCTTTATCGATATGATGGGGTTCTCCCTCATCTTTCCTATCTTCCCGGAGACTCTAAATCATTTTCTAGCTCAGGCAGGCGACCCGGTTCTTGATCTTCTGGCGGGTTGGACCTCACGCTTGCTCGTTAACTCGGGCGGAGATTGGAAACTTTTCGTGGCTCTCTTTGGCGGAATCGTCGCGAGTCTGTATTCCGTTCTCCAATTTTTATTTTCGCCCATTTGGGGAAAGTTATCCGATCGGACCGGCCGAAGGCCGGTCCTTGTTTTTACTTGCACAGGCAGTTTTCTAGGTTACTTGGTCTGGCTCGCATCGGGCAGTTTTTCTCTCTTTGTATTGTCTAGAATACTTACCGGCTTAATGGGCGGAAATATTTCCGTCGCAACAGCGGCCATGGCGGATTCGACCGAAGAAAAAGATAGAGCTAAAGGAATGGGAATGATCGGAGCCGGGATCGGTCTCGGGTTCATTGCCGGCCCGTCTATCGGAGGGATCTTAGCTCACACGGATCCGTCCAACCTATTACCGTTTCTCCCTTGGTCTAAAATGACCGTATTTCCATCGGTCGCTTTGGCGGCGAGCGCCGCCGCACTTGTAAACCTACTGTTCGTATTGTTTAGATTCCGGGAAACTCTTCCGATTTCTTTAAGGCGAAAACCTGAGGGACGACTTCATCCTATATTAGGAGTTTTAGATATAGGTTCGAGAGAAGTACTCTTTTTAAGCCTCATGAATTTTCTCTTCTTATTTTTCTTTTCAGGCTTTGAATTCTCGCTAAACTTTTATTTGGATCAATTCCTGAATTTCAAGCCCATCCAGATCGGCTATACTTTCGTTTATATCGGGCTGATCATCGTGGTCGTCCAGGGAGGAATCATCCGAAGAATCAGCGGAAAAATTCCTGAAAAGCAAATCGGACTCTTTGCCGGCATCTTACTCACCTTCGGATTTTTACTCCTTTCCTTCACTAATTCTAATATTCAATTGTTTCTCGCTCTCACGTTTTTAGCGATGGGAAGCGCGTTCTTGAATCCGTCGATATCGGCAATGGTTTCCTTATTTTCTCCGCCGCAAGATCAGGGGAAAAACATAGGCCTATTACGAAGTCTAGGCTCGTTAGGAAGGGGGATTTCTCCCATCGCGTTTAGTCTTGTTTATTCACAGAGAGGCCCTCAGATTTCCTTTCTGGTCTCGGCGGTATTGAGCGCCGTTTTTTTGATTCTCTTCTGGTTTTTACGTCAGCCTAGAAAGCATCAAGCGTAG
- a CDS encoding [protein-PII] uridylyltransferase, producing MIHTPEKPLHLSCIPRGESYALKVNISRNEIGIIYRVTAVLYVHGWNIEEAIAETSMDGYIQDIFIIRRIDGEAMTDEHLNSIHLDLKELFYGGVSVMNYLAKYPEKIEGLRTKLEQIPEIFLFNSEISDSTVMDLRMEDRLGILFEISQILFLFGIDILSFKAVTDSGQVRDTFLLRLESGAKLDEKLHFNKLKDALLSVL from the coding sequence CTGCATCCCGAGAGGCGAGTCATACGCTTTGAAGGTCAATATTTCCAGAAACGAAATAGGGATCATCTATCGGGTCACTGCAGTTTTATATGTGCACGGATGGAATATCGAGGAAGCGATTGCGGAAACTTCCATGGACGGTTATATTCAGGATATTTTCATCATTCGTAGGATAGACGGCGAAGCGATGACGGATGAACATCTGAATTCGATTCATTTGGATTTAAAGGAACTCTTTTACGGAGGAGTTTCCGTGATGAATTACCTGGCTAAATATCCGGAGAAAATAGAAGGCTTACGTACAAAATTAGAACAGATTCCTGAGATATTTCTTTTTAATTCTGAAATCAGCGATTCGACCGTAATGGACTTAAGAATGGAAGATCGGCTGGGGATTCTTTTCGAAATATCCCAAATTCTTTTTCTTTTCGGAATCGATATCCTTTCCTTTAAAGCGGTGACGGATTCCGGACAGGTTAGGGATACTTTTTTGCTTCGCCTAGAGAGCGGCGCAAAGCTGGATGAGAAATTACACTTTAATAAACTGAAAGACGCGCTGCTATCCGTTCTCTAA